A genomic window from Serratia liquefaciens includes:
- a CDS encoding bifunctional metallophosphatase/5'-nucleotidase → MKKTLLAVLLCLGTSAMASEPVNITILGTSDLHGTFVPWDYSTDTENLAGSLSQIATQVQQVRAKQPNVILVDAGDTIQGNFVETFKNDKTSPMILGFNALDYDVWVMGNHEFDFGLKPLSTSLNQFKGTALAGNILWESGKPYLPAYKIIERQGVKIGIIGMDTPMTAEFAKGTDRVKGLNFTDPVQAVKQVIQQIQGEVDAIVLVAHMGIDNENQRPGTGVGDIARANPELAAIVAGHMHVKVDKEVINGVIVTEPDKYGRALSRIDLQFEQHNGKYVLINKDSYTYPIKGIASDKKLEEIYQPYHKILRANANRPIAQLSGQDLVPPDAVKGIPQVHVQDTGISKLYQEASRYYAPQAQVIALQIDNDRPKLNVGTITAKDIAFNYQYAGGEITVYQLSGKELKKYMEWSAGYFNQLQDGDVTYSFNPQRRASKYSTNDFFDGVTYKIDLRQPVGQRIRDLRMADGTPVTDSTPIRLGMNSYRMGHLTQKGGALEGMQFPVLSDSKAEYGEEAGTIRNLTIRYLTEVKKGQYQGQAVQRWQLVGLEGYERERKIVEKLLNDGKISVPTSEDGRYGNVASFNVKPLLIGEPKARQQQQAALKAEMAAASDPVAKKRLSDRLVIIEAINKA, encoded by the coding sequence ATGAAGAAGACACTTCTTGCTGTTTTGCTTTGCCTGGGTACCTCTGCAATGGCTTCTGAACCAGTCAATATCACCATCCTCGGCACGTCCGATCTGCACGGCACCTTTGTGCCCTGGGATTATTCGACCGACACCGAAAACCTGGCCGGCAGCCTGAGCCAAATCGCCACCCAGGTGCAACAGGTTCGTGCGAAGCAGCCGAACGTGATCCTGGTCGATGCCGGTGACACCATTCAGGGCAACTTTGTCGAGACTTTTAAAAACGACAAAACCAGCCCGATGATCCTCGGGTTTAACGCGCTGGACTATGACGTCTGGGTGATGGGCAATCATGAATTCGATTTCGGCCTCAAACCGCTTTCCACCTCACTGAACCAGTTCAAGGGCACGGCATTGGCCGGCAATATTCTGTGGGAGAGCGGCAAACCCTACCTGCCGGCGTATAAAATCATTGAACGCCAGGGCGTGAAAATCGGCATTATCGGCATGGATACGCCGATGACCGCAGAGTTCGCCAAAGGCACCGACCGGGTGAAAGGGTTGAACTTTACCGATCCGGTGCAGGCGGTGAAGCAGGTCATTCAGCAAATTCAGGGTGAAGTGGACGCGATCGTGCTGGTGGCGCACATGGGCATCGACAACGAGAACCAGCGCCCAGGCACCGGCGTTGGCGATATCGCCCGCGCGAACCCGGAACTGGCGGCGATCGTCGCCGGGCATATGCACGTCAAAGTCGATAAAGAAGTGATTAACGGCGTGATCGTCACCGAACCGGACAAATATGGCCGTGCGCTTTCGCGCATCGATTTGCAGTTTGAGCAACACAACGGCAAGTACGTGCTGATCAACAAAGACAGCTATACCTATCCAATCAAAGGCATCGCGTCGGATAAAAAGCTGGAAGAGATTTATCAGCCTTATCACAAGATTTTGCGCGCCAACGCCAACCGGCCTATTGCTCAGCTCAGCGGCCAGGATCTGGTGCCGCCGGATGCAGTGAAGGGGATCCCGCAGGTGCACGTGCAGGATACCGGCATCAGCAAACTGTATCAGGAAGCCAGCCGTTACTATGCGCCACAGGCGCAGGTGATCGCGCTGCAGATTGATAACGACCGGCCAAAATTAAACGTCGGCACCATCACGGCCAAAGATATCGCCTTCAATTACCAATATGCCGGCGGTGAGATCACGGTTTATCAGCTCAGCGGCAAAGAATTGAAGAAGTACATGGAATGGTCGGCGGGCTACTTCAATCAGCTGCAGGACGGCGATGTCACCTACAGCTTTAACCCGCAGCGCCGCGCGTCCAAGTATTCCACCAATGATTTCTTCGATGGCGTGACCTATAAAATCGACCTGCGCCAACCGGTCGGGCAGCGCATCCGCGATCTGCGGATGGCCGACGGCACGCCGGTGACTGACAGCACGCCAATCCGTCTGGGCATGAACAGCTACCGCATGGGGCACCTGACGCAAAAAGGCGGCGCGTTGGAGGGCATGCAGTTCCCGGTACTGTCGGACAGCAAGGCTGAATATGGCGAAGAGGCCGGAACTATCCGCAACCTGACTATCCGTTATCTGACCGAAGTGAAAAAAGGCCAGTATCAGGGACAGGCGGTGCAGCGCTGGCAGTTGGTTGGGTTGGAAGGCTACGAGCGTGAGCGTAAAATCGTCGAAAAACTGCTGAATGACGGCAAAATCAGCGTACCTACCAGTGAAGATGGGCGTTACGGCAATGTCGCGTCGTTCAACGTGAAGCCACTGCTGATCGGCGAGCCGAAGGCCCGTCAGCAGCAACAGGCGGCATTGAAGGCAGAAATGGCCGCCGCCAGCGATCCGGTGGCGAAAAAACGCCTGAGCGATCGGTTAGTGATTATCGAGGCGATTAATAAAGCCTGA
- a CDS encoding KpsF/GutQ family sugar-phosphate isomerase yields MQQEWQRAAEAWAIYSRELAQLSQRIDAQSWQRLLTALAECRGKIVVTGVGTSGIAARKIAHMLACVERPAIYLNATDAAHGDLGFLRSDDLMILISRGGNSDELTRLLPTLQAKNVPLIGVTENPDSAIAKAARLVIRTGVENEIDPLNMLATTSIVLVLAIFDAACACLMERSGYNKETLLAVHPGGDVGKRLLQGK; encoded by the coding sequence ATGCAGCAGGAATGGCAGCGGGCCGCTGAAGCCTGGGCAATCTACAGCCGGGAACTGGCGCAGCTAAGCCAGCGCATCGACGCACAAAGCTGGCAACGGCTGCTGACGGCATTGGCCGAGTGCCGGGGGAAAATCGTGGTCACCGGCGTAGGAACTTCCGGTATCGCGGCACGCAAGATAGCCCATATGCTGGCCTGCGTAGAGCGCCCGGCCATCTACCTGAACGCCACCGATGCAGCGCATGGCGATCTGGGCTTTTTGCGCAGCGATGACCTGATGATCCTGATTTCACGCGGCGGTAATTCCGACGAATTGACCCGCCTGCTGCCAACGCTGCAGGCCAAGAATGTGCCGCTGATCGGCGTAACGGAAAACCCGGATTCGGCGATCGCCAAAGCGGCACGGTTGGTGATCCGCACCGGGGTGGAAAATGAGATAGATCCGCTGAATATGCTGGCAACCACGTCTATCGTGCTGGTATTAGCAATCTTCGACGCGGCCTGCGCCTGTCTGATGGAGCGCAGTGGCTATAACAAAGAAACGCTGCTGGCGGTACACCCGGGGGGCGATGTCGGCAAGCGTTTACTGCAGGGTAAGTAA
- a CDS encoding HIT family protein, whose product MSCIFCEMVAGRVPCHKIWEDESHMAFLSIYPNTEGFSVVIPKAHYESYAFALPDEVLSELMLATKRVAQLLDRAFDDVGRCGMVFEGFGVDHVHAKLIPMHGTAALEQWQPIESTSAKFFDRYEGYLSSHDAARADDQHLASLAAKIRQSAV is encoded by the coding sequence ATGAGCTGCATCTTTTGCGAAATGGTGGCGGGCAGAGTGCCGTGCCATAAAATTTGGGAGGACGAGAGTCATATGGCGTTCCTTTCCATCTATCCGAATACCGAGGGGTTCAGCGTAGTGATCCCCAAGGCGCACTACGAGAGCTACGCCTTTGCGTTGCCGGACGAGGTGCTCAGCGAGCTGATGTTGGCGACCAAGCGAGTGGCGCAGTTGCTCGACCGGGCGTTTGACGACGTGGGACGCTGCGGCATGGTGTTCGAAGGTTTTGGCGTCGACCATGTGCATGCCAAGCTGATCCCGATGCACGGTACCGCTGCGCTGGAGCAGTGGCAGCCTATCGAATCGACCTCGGCGAAATTCTTCGACCGCTATGAAGGCTACCTTTCGTCCCACGACGCGGCGCGCGCCGACGACCAGCATCTGGCCTCGCTGGCCGCGAAGATCCGCCAGAGTGCCGTTTAA
- a CDS encoding ABC transporter permease: MDKSLLARLAGRHEFYLGLLVLLLAIGLSISTSEFLTLGNLTDVATSYAILGILACGLFVVLIAGGIDISFPAITAIAQYVMASWVIQHGGGFPLAFALAMGVGLLLGLVNGFLVYWLKVPAIIITIATLNLFYGLLVYATNGTWLYGFPDWFMDGISWFSFQGSDGYDYGLTLPLLCLLAVIIVTGVLMNFTRLGRQIFAMGGNRDAASRLGLNLLRLHFYVYGYMGILAGIAAVVQAQITQSVAPNSLLGFELTVLAAVVLGGTSMTGGRGSLTGTLLGVVLLAFLQNGLTLLSVSAYWHQVFSGAIILISISSTAWNEKRKLAKEL; this comes from the coding sequence ATGGATAAGTCATTATTGGCCCGCCTGGCCGGCCGGCACGAGTTTTATCTGGGCCTGCTGGTGTTGTTGCTGGCAATAGGGCTGAGCATCAGCACCAGCGAGTTTCTGACGCTGGGTAACCTGACCGACGTCGCCACCAGCTACGCCATTCTCGGCATTCTCGCCTGCGGCCTGTTCGTGGTGCTGATTGCCGGCGGCATCGACATTTCATTCCCGGCAATCACCGCCATCGCGCAGTACGTGATGGCCAGTTGGGTCATTCAACACGGCGGCGGCTTCCCGCTGGCGTTCGCACTGGCAATGGGCGTCGGCCTGCTGCTCGGGCTGGTGAACGGTTTCCTGGTCTACTGGCTGAAGGTGCCGGCGATCATCATCACCATCGCCACCCTGAACCTGTTCTACGGCTTACTGGTGTACGCCACCAACGGCACCTGGCTGTACGGTTTCCCCGACTGGTTTATGGATGGCATCAGCTGGTTCTCGTTCCAGGGGTCCGACGGTTATGACTACGGCCTGACGCTGCCGCTGCTGTGCCTGCTGGCGGTGATTATCGTCACCGGCGTACTGATGAACTTTACCCGCCTCGGCCGCCAGATTTTCGCCATGGGCGGCAACCGCGATGCGGCGTCGCGCCTGGGGCTTAACCTGCTGCGGCTGCACTTCTACGTTTACGGCTACATGGGCATTCTGGCGGGTATCGCCGCGGTGGTACAGGCGCAGATAACCCAATCGGTAGCCCCCAACTCCCTGCTCGGTTTTGAGCTGACGGTGCTGGCGGCGGTGGTGCTGGGCGGCACCAGCATGACCGGTGGGCGCGGCTCCCTGACCGGCACGCTGCTGGGCGTGGTGCTGTTGGCCTTCCTGCAAAACGGCCTGACGCTGCTCAGCGTGTCGGCCTATTGGCACCAGGTGTTCAGCGGCGCGATCATTCTGATCAGCATCAGCAGCACCGCCTGGAATGAAAAACGCAAGCTGGCCAAGGAGCTATGA
- a CDS encoding FGGY-family carbohydrate kinase, giving the protein MASYFIGVDVGTGSARAGVFDLNGHMVGQASRTIDLYRPKADFVEQSSDNIWQAVCNAVRDAVNQADINPIQVKGLGFDATCSLVVLDKEGQPLTVSPSGRTEQNIIVWMDHRAITQAERINATKHRVLDFVGGIISPEMQTPKMLWLKQHMPTTWANAGYLFDLPDFLTWRATQDATRSLCSTVCKWTYLGHEQRWDKSYFKQIGLEDVLEHDAAKIGSDVKMMGEPLGHGLTQRAASEMGLIAGTAVSVSIIDAHAGTLGTLGATGVSGEVADFNRRVALIGGTSTGHMAMSRTARFIGGVWGPYYSAILPEYWLNEGGQSATGALIDHVIQSHPCYPELLAQAKTQGQTIYEVLNALLRRMAGEPEEIAFLTQDIHMLPYFHGNRSPRANPTLTGTLTGLKLSRTPEDMALHYLATIQAIALGTRHIIETMNQSGYSIDTIMASGGGTKNPIFVQEHANATGCAMLLPEESEAMLLGGAMMGTVAAGVFDTLPEAMSAMSRIGKTVTPQTNKIKRYYDRKYRVFHELYNDHMKYRQLMQEEA; this is encoded by the coding sequence ATGGCGAGCTATTTTATTGGCGTAGATGTAGGCACCGGAAGTGCGCGCGCAGGGGTATTCGATCTCAACGGCCACATGGTCGGGCAGGCCAGCCGAACCATCGACCTGTATCGCCCGAAGGCGGACTTCGTTGAACAGTCTTCGGACAATATCTGGCAGGCGGTGTGCAACGCGGTGCGCGATGCGGTCAACCAGGCCGACATCAACCCGATTCAGGTCAAAGGACTGGGTTTTGACGCCACCTGTTCTCTGGTGGTACTGGACAAAGAGGGCCAACCGCTGACCGTCAGCCCGTCCGGCCGTACCGAGCAGAACATCATCGTGTGGATGGATCACCGCGCCATCACCCAGGCCGAACGCATCAACGCCACCAAACATCGGGTGCTGGATTTCGTCGGCGGCATCATTTCGCCGGAAATGCAGACCCCTAAAATGCTGTGGCTGAAGCAGCATATGCCGACTACCTGGGCCAATGCCGGTTACCTGTTTGACCTGCCGGACTTTCTCACCTGGCGTGCCACCCAGGACGCGACCCGCTCACTGTGTTCGACGGTGTGCAAATGGACCTATCTCGGCCATGAACAGCGCTGGGACAAAAGCTATTTCAAACAGATTGGATTGGAAGACGTGCTGGAGCACGATGCCGCCAAGATCGGCAGCGACGTCAAAATGATGGGCGAACCGCTCGGTCACGGCCTCACCCAGCGTGCCGCCAGTGAAATGGGCCTGATTGCCGGTACGGCGGTCAGCGTCTCGATCATCGACGCCCACGCCGGGACGCTCGGCACGCTCGGCGCTACCGGGGTCTCCGGTGAAGTGGCAGACTTTAACCGCCGTGTCGCGCTGATTGGCGGTACCTCCACCGGCCATATGGCGATGTCCCGTACCGCCCGTTTTATCGGCGGCGTATGGGGGCCATATTACTCGGCGATCCTGCCGGAATACTGGCTGAACGAGGGCGGTCAGTCCGCCACCGGCGCGCTGATTGACCATGTGATCCAGTCGCACCCTTGCTATCCGGAGCTGCTGGCGCAGGCAAAAACCCAGGGGCAGACGATTTATGAAGTGCTGAATGCCCTGCTGCGCCGTATGGCCGGTGAGCCGGAGGAGATTGCCTTCCTGACTCAGGATATTCATATGCTGCCGTATTTCCACGGCAACCGTTCGCCACGCGCCAACCCGACGCTGACCGGTACCCTGACCGGGCTGAAGCTGTCGCGTACCCCGGAAGACATGGCCTTGCATTATCTGGCGACCATCCAGGCGATCGCGCTGGGTACCCGTCATATTATTGAAACCATGAACCAAAGTGGCTACAGCATCGACACCATCATGGCCAGCGGCGGCGGCACCAAAAACCCGATTTTCGTGCAGGAACATGCCAATGCCACCGGCTGCGCCATGCTGTTGCCGGAAGAGAGCGAGGCGATGCTGTTGGGGGGAGCGATGATGGGCACGGTGGCGGCCGGGGTATTCGACACGCTGCCGGAAGCCATGAGCGCCATGAGTCGTATCGGTAAAACCGTGACGCCACAGACCAACAAAATCAAACGCTATTACGACCGTAAATACCGCGTGTTCCATGAGCTGTATAACGACCACATGAAATACCGCCAACTGATGCAGGAGGAGGCCTGA
- the rsmJ gene encoding 16S rRNA (guanine(1516)-N(2))-methyltransferase RsmJ: protein MSVCLLCEEGADPGALSILAERWQLVSDDDATMALVLTPERLELRKRDEPKLGAIYVDFISGTMAHRRRFGGGRGEAVAKAVGIKGSYRPNVVDATAGLGRDAFVLASLGCRVRMLERNPVVAALLDDGLQRGYQDAEIGPWLRERMTLLHASSLTALAELDSPPEVVYLDPMYPHKQKSALVKKEMRVFQSLVGSDDDADGLLEPARRLATKRVVVKRPDYAPPLANVPAHAASTTKSHRFDIYMPYPR, encoded by the coding sequence GTGAGCGTGTGTTTATTGTGTGAAGAAGGCGCCGATCCCGGCGCCTTGTCTATTCTGGCGGAACGCTGGCAGTTGGTTTCGGACGACGACGCGACGATGGCGCTGGTACTGACGCCGGAACGTCTGGAGTTGCGTAAGCGTGACGAACCCAAGCTGGGGGCGATCTACGTCGATTTCATCTCCGGCACTATGGCGCACCGGCGCCGCTTCGGCGGCGGGCGTGGCGAAGCGGTGGCGAAGGCGGTCGGCATCAAGGGCAGCTATCGGCCAAACGTGGTGGATGCCACGGCCGGGCTGGGGCGTGATGCCTTTGTGCTGGCATCGCTGGGCTGCCGGGTGAGGATGCTGGAGCGTAATCCGGTGGTGGCTGCCTTGCTGGACGACGGACTGCAACGTGGCTATCAGGATGCGGAAATCGGCCCATGGCTGCGCGAACGCATGACTCTGCTGCATGCCTCCAGTCTGACGGCGTTAGCCGAGCTCGACTCACCACCCGAGGTGGTGTACCTGGATCCCATGTACCCGCACAAGCAGAAAAGCGCGCTGGTGAAGAAAGAGATGCGGGTGTTCCAGTCGCTGGTGGGCAGCGACGACGATGCCGATGGTCTGCTGGAGCCGGCACGCCGTCTGGCGACCAAGCGCGTGGTGGTCAAGCGGCCGGATTACGCTCCGCCATTGGCTAACGTGCCTGCGCATGCGGCCTCGACCACCAAGAGCCATCGTTTCGATATATATATGCCCTATCCTCGTTAA
- a CDS encoding amidase: MKLSEYVSYDALGLAALVQAGEVSAQELQQTARAAVEAVNPAINAVVEHWLQPQWEKRGPLSGVPFLIKDIAISMAGKRLELGSRLAQGQIAEEDSYLMSNIHRAGLVTFGRTTTPEMAFSTTTEAVLYGATRNPWNPDFSAGGSSGGAGAAVAAGVVPMAHATDAAGSIRVPASSNGLFGLKPTRGRVSHGPAMDEVFNGFGVQLGLSRTVRDSAALLDALQHPHPGEPYYTTPSAESWLSQVTRDPGRLHIGIMTQAWNGGKTDPQIVQATNDTAVLLSELGHQVAEAEMPIGVSWQELVFANAQIWCANLVGWVEGLSQTTGRAISTDMLEPETLACYRYGLTARAVDMVAALEVRNRVTRAVGAYFQRYDLLLTPTMPDLPWRIGRYGTGTADMSGLEWTAHLFDHSPFTPVFNVAGVPAMSVPLAHDAQHNLPIGMQFVAGFGREDQLLQLAGQLERAAPWHQRRPAIWAGNAGE; this comes from the coding sequence ATGAAACTGAGCGAGTACGTCAGCTACGACGCGCTGGGGTTGGCAGCATTGGTACAGGCGGGTGAAGTCAGTGCGCAGGAGCTACAGCAGACGGCGAGGGCTGCGGTTGAGGCGGTAAACCCGGCGATCAATGCGGTGGTGGAACATTGGTTGCAGCCGCAGTGGGAGAAGCGGGGCCCGCTGTCGGGGGTTCCCTTTCTGATCAAGGATATCGCTATCAGCATGGCCGGTAAGCGCCTTGAATTGGGGAGCCGGTTGGCACAGGGGCAGATTGCCGAGGAAGACAGCTATCTGATGAGTAATATCCATCGCGCAGGGCTGGTGACCTTTGGCAGAACCACCACGCCGGAGATGGCGTTCAGCACCACCACCGAAGCGGTGTTGTACGGTGCTACGCGCAATCCCTGGAACCCTGATTTCAGCGCCGGAGGTTCCAGCGGCGGAGCCGGTGCGGCGGTTGCTGCCGGGGTCGTGCCTATGGCACATGCCACTGATGCCGCCGGTTCTATTCGCGTGCCTGCGTCGTCGAATGGGCTGTTCGGCCTTAAACCGACGCGCGGTCGGGTATCACATGGCCCGGCGATGGATGAAGTGTTCAACGGTTTTGGCGTTCAGTTGGGGCTGAGTCGCACGGTACGCGACAGCGCCGCGTTACTGGATGCGCTACAACACCCCCATCCCGGCGAACCTTATTACACGACACCGTCGGCAGAGTCCTGGCTGTCGCAGGTCACCCGAGACCCTGGCCGGTTGCATATCGGCATAATGACCCAGGCCTGGAATGGCGGGAAAACCGATCCGCAAATCGTTCAGGCCACCAACGATACCGCAGTGCTGCTGAGCGAGCTGGGCCATCAGGTCGCCGAGGCGGAGATGCCGATCGGCGTCAGCTGGCAGGAACTGGTATTCGCCAATGCGCAGATCTGGTGTGCCAATCTGGTCGGTTGGGTCGAGGGGCTGAGCCAAACCACCGGACGGGCGATTTCAACCGACATGCTGGAGCCGGAAACCTTGGCCTGTTACCGCTACGGATTGACCGCCAGGGCGGTGGATATGGTTGCGGCGCTTGAAGTGCGTAACCGGGTGACTCGTGCCGTGGGCGCCTATTTCCAGCGGTACGATCTGTTGTTGACCCCGACCATGCCTGACTTGCCCTGGCGGATCGGTCGCTACGGTACCGGAACGGCGGATATGAGTGGCCTGGAGTGGACCGCACACTTGTTCGACCATTCGCCGTTCACGCCAGTGTTTAACGTAGCCGGCGTGCCGGCGATGTCGGTACCGCTGGCGCATGATGCGCAACACAATCTGCCGATAGGCATGCAATTCGTCGCCGGTTTTGGCCGTGAAGATCAGCTGCTGCAATTGGCAGGGCAACTGGAGCGGGCAGCGCCCTGGCATCAACGGCGCCCGGCTATTTGGGCAGGAAATGCGGGGGAATAG
- a CDS encoding ABC transporter permease has product MIQLTRLIPNDRIIRLQSAIIIAVALLFAGLLGSRFFSLGNFQSIASQLPILGMLALGMGITMLTGGINLSIIAGANACSLVMAAIIVSHPDQPLFLALALLAGLLVAVAIGALNGVLVAWIGVSPILASLGTMTLITGLNILLSNGAVISGFPAAIQYLGNGSLLGIPVALLLFLLVSVGLWLLLEHTTLGRSLYLIGSNEQATRFSGVNTARVQIAVYILSALLGWGAALLMMAKFNSAKAGYGESYLLVTILASVLGGINPDGGFGRVLGLVLALIVLQMLESGLNLLGVSSYLTMALWGGVLILFIALQNRKA; this is encoded by the coding sequence ATGATCCAGTTAACCCGTCTGATCCCCAACGATCGGATCATCCGCCTGCAAAGCGCGATCATTATCGCCGTAGCGCTGCTGTTCGCCGGGCTGCTCGGATCGCGCTTCTTCAGCCTCGGCAATTTCCAGTCAATCGCCTCGCAGCTGCCTATCCTCGGCATGCTGGCGCTCGGGATGGGCATTACCATGCTGACCGGCGGCATCAATCTGTCGATTATCGCCGGTGCCAACGCCTGCTCGCTGGTGATGGCGGCGATTATCGTCAGCCATCCTGACCAGCCGCTGTTTCTGGCGCTGGCACTGCTGGCCGGGCTGCTGGTCGCCGTCGCCATTGGCGCACTTAACGGCGTGCTGGTCGCCTGGATCGGCGTTTCGCCCATCCTCGCTTCGCTCGGCACCATGACGCTGATCACCGGCCTGAATATTCTGCTGTCCAACGGCGCGGTGATCTCCGGTTTCCCGGCGGCGATTCAGTATCTCGGCAACGGCAGCCTGCTCGGCATCCCGGTGGCGCTGCTGCTGTTTCTGCTGGTATCCGTTGGCCTGTGGCTATTGCTGGAGCACACCACGCTCGGGCGCAGCCTGTATCTGATTGGCTCCAACGAACAAGCCACCCGTTTTAGCGGCGTAAACACCGCCCGGGTACAGATTGCGGTCTATATTTTGTCCGCCCTGCTCGGCTGGGGTGCGGCACTGCTGATGATGGCCAAATTCAACTCGGCCAAGGCCGGTTACGGCGAATCCTATCTGCTGGTGACCATTTTGGCCTCGGTGCTGGGCGGCATTAACCCGGACGGCGGGTTTGGCCGGGTGCTGGGTCTGGTGCTGGCGCTGATAGTGCTGCAAATGCTGGAAAGCGGCCTCAACCTGCTGGGCGTCAGCAGCTATCTGACCATGGCCCTGTGGGGCGGTGTGCTGATCCTGTTTATCGCATTACAGAATCGAAAAGCCTGA
- the prlC gene encoding oligopeptidase A, with protein sequence MTNPLLTPFSLPPFSAIRPEDIVPAVQSALDDCRATVERVVAQPGPFTWDNLCQPLAESDDRLSRIWSPVGHLNSVKNSPELRAAYEQALPLLSEYGTWVGQHEGLYQAYRSLKEGEAFAQLTAPQRKSVENALRDFELSGIGLSPEKQRRYGEIVARLSELGSTYSNNVLDATMGWSKLITDQAELSGLPESALAQAQAMAQAKEQDGWLLTLDMPSYLPVLTYGDNRALREEMYRAFATRASDQGPNAGKWDNSEVMAETLALRHELAQLLGFDSYADKSLATKMAENPEQVLGFLSDLAKRARPQAEQELAQLRAFAKQHYGVDELEAWDITYYGEKQKQHLFSISDEQLRPYFPEQRVVEGLFEVVKRIYGITAKERKDVDTWHPEVRFFDLFDANGELRGSFYLDLYARENKRGGAWMDDCVGSLRKANGELQKPVAYLTCNFNRPLGDKPALFTHNEVTTLFHEFGHGLHHMLTQIDTAGVSGISGVPWDAVELPSQFMENWCWEPEALAFISGHYQSGEPLPKEMLDKLLAAKNYQAALFILRQLEFGLFDFRMHAEYSPEKGAQILPTLAEVKKSVAVVPSPSWGRFPHAFSHIFAGGYAAGYYSYLWAEVLSADAYSRFEEEGIFNAETGKSFLDNILSRGGSEEPMELFKRFRGREPQLDAMLRHYGIKG encoded by the coding sequence ATGACAAATCCGTTGCTGACCCCGTTTTCCCTGCCGCCGTTTTCCGCCATTCGTCCAGAAGATATCGTGCCCGCGGTGCAATCCGCCCTGGATGACTGCCGCGCTACGGTAGAGCGCGTTGTCGCGCAGCCGGGGCCATTTACCTGGGATAACCTGTGTCAGCCACTGGCGGAGTCTGACGATCGCCTGTCGCGCATCTGGTCGCCGGTAGGGCATCTGAACTCGGTGAAAAACAGCCCGGAACTGCGCGCCGCCTATGAGCAGGCGCTGCCGTTGCTGTCCGAGTACGGCACCTGGGTAGGGCAACACGAAGGGCTGTACCAGGCGTACCGCAGCCTGAAAGAGGGCGAAGCCTTTGCGCAACTGACCGCGCCGCAGCGCAAGTCGGTTGAAAACGCGCTGCGTGATTTCGAACTGTCGGGTATTGGCCTGTCGCCGGAAAAACAGCGTCGCTACGGCGAGATCGTGGCACGCCTGTCCGAGCTGGGTTCTACGTACAGTAACAACGTGCTCGACGCCACCATGGGCTGGAGCAAGCTGATCACCGATCAAGCCGAGCTGAGCGGCCTGCCGGAAAGTGCATTGGCTCAGGCCCAGGCGATGGCGCAGGCCAAAGAGCAGGACGGCTGGTTGCTGACGCTGGATATGCCAAGCTATCTGCCGGTGCTGACCTACGGCGATAACCGTGCGCTGCGTGAAGAGATGTATCGCGCTTTTGCCACCCGCGCCTCCGATCAGGGGCCGAATGCCGGCAAATGGGACAACAGTGAAGTGATGGCGGAAACGCTGGCGCTGCGCCACGAACTGGCCCAGCTGCTGGGCTTTGACAGCTATGCCGACAAGTCACTGGCGACCAAAATGGCGGAAAACCCAGAGCAGGTACTGGGTTTCCTTAGCGATCTGGCCAAACGCGCCCGTCCACAGGCCGAACAGGAACTGGCTCAGCTGCGTGCCTTCGCCAAACAGCATTACGGTGTGGATGAGCTGGAAGCCTGGGACATTACCTATTACGGCGAAAAGCAGAAACAGCACCTGTTCTCGATCAGCGACGAGCAACTGCGCCCTTATTTCCCGGAACAGCGCGTAGTGGAAGGGCTGTTCGAAGTGGTCAAACGCATTTACGGCATCACCGCCAAAGAACGCAAAGATGTGGATACCTGGCATCCAGAGGTGCGTTTCTTCGATCTGTTCGATGCTAACGGTGAGCTGCGCGGCAGCTTCTACCTCGACCTGTATGCCCGTGAAAACAAACGTGGCGGCGCCTGGATGGACGACTGCGTCGGCAGCCTGCGCAAGGCTAATGGCGAGTTGCAAAAACCGGTTGCCTACCTGACCTGTAACTTCAACCGCCCGCTGGGCGACAAGCCGGCGCTGTTCACCCATAACGAAGTGACCACGCTGTTCCACGAGTTCGGCCACGGTCTGCATCATATGCTGACCCAAATCGATACCGCCGGTGTTTCCGGGATTAGCGGTGTGCCATGGGATGCGGTCGAACTGCCAAGCCAGTTTATGGAAAACTGGTGCTGGGAGCCGGAAGCACTGGCATTTATCTCCGGCCATTATCAAAGCGGCGAACCGCTGCCGAAAGAGATGCTGGACAAGCTGCTGGCGGCGAAAAACTATCAGGCGGCGCTGTTCATCCTGCGCCAGTTGGAGTTTGGCCTGTTCGACTTCCGCATGCACGCCGAATACAGCCCAGAGAAAGGTGCGCAGATCCTGCCAACGCTGGCAGAAGTGAAAAAGAGTGTGGCGGTCGTGCCTTCGCCAAGCTGGGGTCGTTTCCCGCATGCTTTCAGCCATATCTTTGCCGGCGGTTACGCAGCGGGTTACTACAGCTATCTGTGGGCAGAAGTGCTGTCGGCCGATGCCTATTCGCGCTTTGAAGAAGAGGGGATTTTCAACGCCGAAACCGGCAAATCCTTCCTCGACAACATTCTGTCGCGTGGCGGTTCCGAAGAGCCGATGGAACTGTTCAAACGCTTCCGTGGCCGTGAGCCGCAGCTGGATGCTATGCTGCGCCATTACGGCATTAAAGGATAA